The following proteins are encoded in a genomic region of Sebastes fasciatus isolate fSebFas1 chromosome 12, fSebFas1.pri, whole genome shotgun sequence:
- the LOC141779014 gene encoding protein S100-A11-like has protein sequence METAIGVLVSQFKAYAGSDGSSDTLSRDEFHRLVTSELPNFVKNAADPAAIDQLMSSLDKDNDGELNFLEFWQLIGHLASKHGGFSQ, from the exons ATGGAGACTGCTATTGGTGTGCTGGTGTCCCAGTTCAAGGCGTACGCTGGCAGCGATGGTTCCTCTGACACGCTGAGCAGAGATGAGTTCCACAGACTGGTCACATCAGAGCTCCCTAACTTTGTCAAG AATGCTGCTGACCCCGCTGCCATTGACCAGCTCATGAGCTCATTGGACAAGGACAATGATGGAGAGCTCAACTTCCTGGAGTTCTGGCAGCTGATTGGGCATCTCGCAAGCAAGCATGGGGGTTTCAGCCAATAG
- the LOC141779012 gene encoding protein S100-A13, protein MESAIKTVVTTFLSSTRGKENLEGSGFQKLVKKQLGGLMEDANCSSAVKEMQQGLDANQDGKVSFQEYLTLIGYLANAVSQKKSGAPAQTDAS, encoded by the exons aTGGAGTCAGCCATTAAGACAGTGGTGACCACGTTTCTCAGTTCTACCAGGGGGAAGGAGAACCTAGAAGGGAGTGGCTTCCAGAAACTAGTGAAGAAACAGCTTGGCGGCCTCATGGAG GATGCGAACTGCTCTTCTGCCGTTAAGGAGATGCAGCAGGGATTGGATGCGAACCAAGATGGGAAGGTCAGCTTCCAGGAATACctcactctgattggctacCTGGCCAACGCCGTCAGTCAGAAAAAGAGCGGAGCCCCGGCCCAGACAGACGCATCGTAG
- the s100t gene encoding S100 calcium binding protein T isoform X1, protein MYLRRCPPRPPHQSLLPSLSAPDQHAITRPPLRMSLPNLENASTLENAMQLMIQTFHKYSGNEGDKYTLSRAELKEMLTAELGNYLGNAQDKEAVDKVMGDLDSNNDGEVDFTEFIILVGALTVACNDFFLEFNDKPEKKK, encoded by the exons ATGTATTTAAGACGttgtcctcctcgtcctcctcatcAGTCGCTCTTGCCTTCTCTCTCTGCACCTGACCAGCACGCCATCACCCGTCCTCCACTCAG AATGTCTTTGCCCAACCTAGAGAACGCCTCCACCCTGGAGAACGCCATGCAGCTCATGATCCAGACCTTCCACAAGTACTCTGGGAACGAGGGGGACAAATACACGCTGAGCAGGGCCGAGCTCAAAGAGATGCTTACCGCAGAGCTCGGCAACTACCTGGGG aacGCCCAGGATAAGGAGGCAGTGGATAAGGTAATGGGAGACCTGGATTCCAACAACGACGGAGAGGTAGACTTCACAGAGTTCATCATACTGGTCGGAGCTCTCACTGTGGCCTGCAACGACTTCTTCCTGGAGTTCAACGACaagccagagaagaagaagtga
- the s100t gene encoding S100 calcium binding protein T isoform X2 yields MRMSLPNLENASTLENAMQLMIQTFHKYSGNEGDKYTLSRAELKEMLTAELGNYLGNAQDKEAVDKVMGDLDSNNDGEVDFTEFIILVGALTVACNDFFLEFNDKPEKKK; encoded by the exons ATGAG AATGTCTTTGCCCAACCTAGAGAACGCCTCCACCCTGGAGAACGCCATGCAGCTCATGATCCAGACCTTCCACAAGTACTCTGGGAACGAGGGGGACAAATACACGCTGAGCAGGGCCGAGCTCAAAGAGATGCTTACCGCAGAGCTCGGCAACTACCTGGGG aacGCCCAGGATAAGGAGGCAGTGGATAAGGTAATGGGAGACCTGGATTCCAACAACGACGGAGAGGTAGACTTCACAGAGTTCATCATACTGGTCGGAGCTCTCACTGTGGCCTGCAACGACTTCTTCCTGGAGTTCAACGACaagccagagaagaagaagtga